Proteins co-encoded in one Aspergillus fumigatus Af293 chromosome 6, whole genome shotgun sequence genomic window:
- a CDS encoding Zn(II)2Cys6 transcription factor, translating to MAQDQDNFPRTTSPPRKRRRPPKSCDPCRRRKVRCDREVPCGPCQRARTSLHCFYRPAVTARSPSTDEDCRLTASCGPEGHTPPPQAVDLQTKIRPAAPTAQSQPQGPNYDQTKIIQDLQNRVRRLEEQLCDLPLSKGAIGPNPSVSPSQALRHLHDRVRGAEQQLSDASRPSPSVNGWTIPTTLPRLRIAPNKTKLFGPSHWLHTAEKFQVIGKFDAKEVEPSLQDVDTRSEFASIFKDCRQLRQAIKDQESVRLNHPVPDLLGTLPTQAVCDVLVNAYLRTFELIYRVIHIPSFWKEYRQLWTQPQSTATSFLMKLVLILALGTTFHPDRNNRVHLRRLAHTWIYAAQWWLVGPSEKSTVNLDGLQVGCLLLLARQTNSLPATSWLSAGSVLRMAMAMGLHRSPDHFPALSGYQSEMRARLWATVLELTLLSSLDASMPLPFSLEDFDCTAPSNANDEQFDPEAETLPTPQSNEHFTDSSIQILLLKCLQSRVEAVQLLNNQHGRELSYETALRLGNELRSACRDIAALFHTSQNQPKQGGRTPGMTDFHLRFLDMYLRRYILFLHRPFMMKARTDPRFYLSRKVCLESCIVIASYAEHLNLPSDTLDDISHLTIVGRGSFKGALSFDVITSLGLEIITQLEEEASTRSVGTPAPIIADPLDKMAKAHREPLIRSLEHIQKQLLQIIALGQPSLKRYNFLSAILSQIRAMESGQPIQPAIYETVKESLRKSYSLLQASHAARRAQDSVESLNMGTDSPLGFDLDALDPALGLEIPSLLFFPGIMNTLSTDVSNQCYN from the exons ATGGCACAGGATCAGGACAATTTCCCGCGGACCACATCTCCACCTCGCAAACGTCGCCGACCCCCCAAGTCCTGTGACCCGTGCCGTCGTCGCAAAGTCCGTTGTGACAGGGAGGTTCCTTGCGGCCCATGCCAGCGTGCGAGAACGTCGCTGCACTGTTTTTACCGCCCCGCAGTCACTGCCAGAAGCCCATCCACAGACGAAGACTGCAGGCTCACGGCTTCTTGTGGGCCGGAGGGACATACACCTCCTCCCCAAGCCGTTGACCTGCAGACGAAGATCCGTCCAGCAGCACCCACAGCGCAATCGCAGCCTCAGGGTCCGAATTACGATCAAACcaagatcatccaggatCTGCAAAATCGTGTTCGGCGTTTGGAGGAACAGCTTTGCGACCTTCCGCTCTCTAAAGGCGCGATCGGTCCCAATCCCAGCGTCTCTCCAAGTCAGGCTCTGCGCCACCTTCACGACCGGGTTCGTGGAGCCGAACAACAGCTGTCTGATGCATCTCGGCCCAGTCCTTCGGTCAATGGATGGACCATACCGACCACGCTTCCTCGTCTGCGTATCGCCCCGAATAAAACGAAGCTTTTTGGCCCCAGTCACTGGCTGCATACCGCTGAGAAA TTTCAAGTTATTGGCAAATTCGACGCCAAAGAAGTAGAACCATCGCTGCAGGACGTGGATACCAGATCGGAGTTCGCCAGCATCTTCAAGGACTGTCGACAACTTCGGCAGGCCATCAAGGACCAAGAGTCGGTTCGTCTCAACCATCCGGTTCCGGACTTGCTGGGCACGCTCCCCACCCAAGCAGTCTGTGATGTGCTCGTCAATGCCTATCTCCGCACTTTCGAGCTTATCTACCGTGTTATCCATATCCCATCCTTCTGGAAAGAGTATCGTCAGCTGTGGACCCAGCCGCAGTCGACCGCGACCTCTTTTCTGATGAAACTGGTCTTGATTCTCGCGCTGGGTACTACATTCCACCCAGATCGAAACAATAGGGTgcatctccgccgtctcGCACACACGTGGATCTATGCCGCACAATGGTGGCTAGTCGGACCATCGGAAAAGTCGACTGTCAATCTGGATGGCCTGCAGGTCGGTTGTCTCCTATTATTGGCCCGCCAGACAAATAGCCTCCCGGCTACGAGCTGGCTCTCTGCAGGGTCTGTGCTACGtatggcgatggcgatggggCTCCACCGCTCTCCCGACCACTTTCCCGCCCTGTCCGGTTACCAGTCCGAAATGCGAGCTCGACTCTGGGCGACAGTGCTGGAATTGACTCTACTGTCATCGCTGGATGCCTCCATGCCATTACCCTTCTCCCTAGAGGACTTTGACTGCACGGCGCCGTCCAACGCGAATGACGAGCAGTTTGACCCCGAGGCCGAGACGCTTCCCACCCCGCAGTCGAATGAGCACTTCACCGACTCGTCCATTCAGATTTTGTTGCTTAAGTGTCTTCAGTCGCGAGTGGAAGCAGTCCAGCTTCTGAACAACCAGCACGGCCGGGAATTGTCATACGAAACCGCACTGAGGTTGGGAAACGAATTGCGCTCGGCGTGCCGCGATATTGCGGCCTTGTTCCACACCAGTCAAAATCAGCCAAAGCAAGGGGGCCGCACTCCGGGCATGACTGACTTCCATCTCCGATTTTTAGACATGTACCTACGTCGATATATCCTGTTCCTGCATCGGCCGTTTATGATGAAAGCTCGTACAGACCCACGATTCTACCTGTCCCGGAAGGTGTGCCTGGAGTCCTGCATCGTGATTGCATCGTATGCCGAACATCTCAATCTACCATCCGACACCTTGGATGACATCTCCCACCTGACCATTGTAGGAAGAGGCTCCTTCAAAGGTGCCTTGAGCTTTGATGTGATCACCTCCCTGGGGCTGGAAATAATCACGcagcttgaagaggaggcttcTACACGATCCGTGGGAACCCCTGCCCCAATTATCGCCGATCCTCTCGATAAGATGGCCAAGGCCCATCGAGAGCCCTTGATCCGGAGCCTGGAGCATATTCAAaagcagctgctgcagatcATTGCCCTCGGACAGCCCAGTCTCAAGCGATACAACTTCCTGTCCGCCATCTTGAGTCAGATCCGTGCAATGGAGTCGGGCCAGCCGATCCAACCCGCTATTTATGAGACCGTCAAAGAAAGCCTGAGGAAGAGTTATTCTTTGCTGCAGGCCTCTCACGCAGCTCGTCGGGCGCAGGACTCGGTTGAGTCGCTGAATATGGGGACAGACAGTCCTCTAGGGTTTGACTTGGACGCTTTA GACCCTGCATTGGGCTTGGAAATCCCGAGCTTACTATTTTTCCCGGGCATCATGAATACATTGAGCACAGACGTAAGCAACCAATGCTACAACTGA
- a CDS encoding transcription factor domain-containing protein: MSSCSKGSRHRYIVLGHISSHLKSKRTLPPLLRCVQSNDTAEVWCVLWRHPPPSSVLRSACSAFPTPHVFYCVHTRIRCVYPPTEAGKRSAAQENRDLQDRIVNLEQRLSVLEQAVPTTRNLLQTPSDQPDSDSPHIDDGSLVGMGNHGESQNVQLPILFSSKGHDDSPPESASQPTPPRVRLALPVLREVDQRPLNSTMHEPTMTIRLWQTYLEFVDPLLRIFHTPTVQRYVVDSMVNEGTLDVSRRCLLFAIYYSAIVVVPAKSCHSIFGTHKTFLLERYVGPISACNMTDLARYRHQVEKAFAEANILRCQDLTLLQAFVLYLTTGRRDERGPDVSVFIGPVIDIAYTIGLHRDGADDKLPPFDVEMRRRLWWHIVTLDVRIAEDSSTEPRTSLLSFSTKMPSNTHDICLDPDMGSTPVCQFGKTEMTFSLIRFTVTEFALRSLFGKQSWKVADCAPLDRQRRINELDQLKERLEVRYLSCCDETIPFDFVVAESTRLVLAKIGMYLRRPPLTEHNTAQPFEPTYWKECVDILGHAYSLRRYEKGAKWLWLFQTYVEWDALAYLLVCLCFDRCAAGAELAWKTAKDVYKYWREDPDVRRDRRWKQVEDLWQEAQFGRMRDHMVSRHSQPTAPGQNPGLTNALNNLSCSDQPTYTRRLNHASLTTNGGPQDFRCEQNYQPSDSPLVNTPPTGDTADVPTSGTHCEWSAVIFERYFNVLDKNSDVVSGLI; encoded by the exons ATGTCCTCTTGCAGTAAGGGGAGCAGACACAGATATATAGTCTTGGGGCACATCTCATCGCATTTGAAATCAAAGCGGACGTTGCCCCCGCTTCTCCGCTGTGTCCAATCGAATGACACGGCTGAGGTCTGGTGTGTGCTATGGCGCCATCCACCTCCGTCCTCCGTCCTCCGTTCTGCGTGCTCCGCCTTTCCTACGCCTCATGTCTT TTACTGCGTTCACACCCGCATTCGCTGTGTATACCCACCAACTGAAGCCGGGAAACGCTCAGCCGCCCAGGAAAACAGAGATCTTCAAGACCGGATAGTGAACCTAGAGCAGAGATTATCAGTGCTTGAACAGGCCGTTCCTACAACTCGCAATCTGCTTCAGACACCGTCCGATCAGCCAGACAGTGATAGTCCCCACATCGATGACGGTTCCTTGGTAGGTATGGGAAACCATGGAGAATCTCAAAATGTGCAGTTGCCAATTTTATTTTCCTCCAAGGGACACGATGATAGTCCTCCAGAGTCAGCATCACAGCCTACCCCACCACGAGTTCGGTTAGCTCTACCGGTTCTGCGAGAAGTAGACCAACGACCGTTAAACAGCACCATGCATGAACCTACGATGACCATACGACTGTGGCAGACTTACCTTGAGTTCGTCGATCCCCTCTTGAGGATTTTTCACACGCCTACCGTTCAGAGATATGTAGTGGATTCTATGGTCAACGAGGGAACCCTGGACGTATCGAGACGATGCCTGTTATTCGCAATCTATTATTCGGCCATTGTGGTTGTGCCAGCAAAATCATGCCATAGCATCTTCGGGACTCACAAGACATTCTTGCTGGAGAGGTATGTCGGTCCTATCTCTGCTTGTAACATGACTGATTTGGCTAGATATCGGCACCAGGTAGAAAAGGCCTTTGCCGAAGCCAACATCCTGCGCTGTCAGGATTTGACACTCTTACAAGCGTTTGTTCTGTATTTG ACCACCGGAAGGAGGGACGAACGAGGGCCTGATGTGAGTGTTTTTATTGGCCCGGTTATTGATATAGCGTACACAATTGGACTGCATCGCGACGGAGCTGATGATAAACTCCCTCCGTTTGATGTGGAGATGCGCCGTCGCCTTTGGTGGCATATCGTTACACTTGACGTTCGCATAGCCGAGGACTCCTCCACTGAGCCGCGTACCAGCTTGCTGAGCTTCAGCACAAAGATGCCATCCAACACACATGATATATGTCTGGACCCGGATATGGGTAGTACTCCGGTGTGCCAGTTCGGGAAAACCGAAATGACCTTCAGTTTGATCAGGTTCACAGTGACCGAATTTGCGCTTCGCTCCCTGTTTGGTAAACAATCTTGGAAGGTCGCTGACTGTGCACCCCTAGATCGCCAGCGAAGGATCAATGAGCTAGACCAACTCAAGGAACGATTAGAAGTCCGTTACTTGTCATGTTGTGACGAGACCATTCCGTTTGATTTTGTTGTTGCAGAATCGACACGCTTGGTGTTGGCCAAGATTGGGATGTACTTACGCAGGCCGCCTCTAACCGAACACAACACCGCGCAGCCATTCGAGCCGACTTATTGGAAGGAGTGCGTTGACATTCTTGGGCATGCATATTCCCTTCGCCGGTACGAGAAAGGGGCAAAGTGGCTCTGGCTATTTCAAACATACGTCGAATGGGATGCACTGGCGTATCTCCTCGTCTGTCTCTGCTTCGATCGATGTGCGGCGGGAGCTGAATTGGCATGGAAAACAGCTAAAGACGTTTATAAGTATTGGAGAGAAGATCCGGATGTGCGCCGAGACCGTCGCTGGAAACAAGTTGAAGACCTGTGGCAAGAGGCGCAATTTGGACGCATGAGAGACCATATGGTCTCGCGGCACTCACAGCCAACCGCCCCAGGTCAGAATCCTGGTTTGACAAATGCTCTCAATAATCTGTCATGTTCAGACCAGCCAACGTACACACGACGACTTAACCATGCGTCTTTGACTACCAATGGTGGACCACAAGACTTCAGATGTGAACAAAATTACCAGCCTTCGGATTCCCCTCTGGTCAACACTCCTCCCACTGGCGATACTGCTGACGTCCCTACTAGTGGTACACACTGTGAGTGGAGTGCTGTAATCTTTGAGCGATATTTCAACGTTTTGGACAAGAACAGCGATGTTGTCAGTGGGTTGATTTAG
- a CDS encoding aromatic alcohol reductase yields MCPKTIYLCLLPLLQEDIKHLGSRVFKSTLYLTEMAYKNVVLVGAGNIGRIILRGLEDSSQFNITVLSRKESSAVFPDSVNVWKTDYSKSDLEAAFTGQDVVISALGALGFTEQRKLVDAAVQSGVKRFLPSEFSCNSQNGTVIELLPLFQQKADIIQYLKSKESTGLTWTSLVTSLLFDWGLENGFLGYDISSRTATIWDDGNKKFTLTNEGHLSKAVVSVLQRPNETKNQILYIASVETSQNEILNAFETVTGCKWSIIRTTTEEQVTEARMKLSKGDFDGALTLVRATSYSNLPGLKSNYAKGFKVANDILGLEWANVEDTVRTVVSK; encoded by the exons ATGTGCCCCAAGACTATATATCTGTGTCTGCTCCCCTTACTGCAAGAGGACATCAAACATCTGGGCTCTCGTGTCTTCAAATCTACTTTATATCTTACGGAAATGGCTTATAAGAACGTCGTCCTAGTAGGG GCTGGCAACATTGGCAGGATTATCCTTCGTGGCCTTGAGGACTCGTCACAATTCAACATTACCGTTCTTTCCCGCAAAGAAAGCTCAGCGGTCTTTCCAGACTCTGTTAACGTATGGAAGACCGACTATTCGAAGAGCGATCTTGAAGCAGCTTTCACTGGACAGGATGTTGTTATTTCGGCTCTGGGTGCACTTGGATTTACAGAGCAGCGGAAACTCGTGGACGCTGCTGTCCAGTCAGGTGTCAAGCGATTCCTGCCTTCGGAATTTTCATGCAACAGCCAGAACGGCACGGTCATCGAATTATTGCCCTTATTTCAGCAAAAAGCCGATATCATACAATATCTCAAGTCCAAAGAATCTACTGGACTGACTTGGACCAGTCTGGTTACGTCTCTGTTGTTCGACTGG GGCCTTGAGAATGGTTTCCTCGGTTACGATATTTCCAGTCGGACAGCTACTATCTGGGATGACGGCAACAAGAAGTTCACACTTACTAACGAGGGCCATCTTAGCAAGGCTGTCGTGTCGGTGCTTCAACGCCCAAATGAGACTAAAAATCAAATTCTCTACATTGCGTCTGTCGAGACCAGTCAGAATGAGATTCTGAACGCGTTCGAGACCGTCACCGGATGCAAATGGTCTATCATACGGACAACCACTGAAGAGCAAGTGACTGAGGCCCGTATGAAATTGAGCAAAGGTGATTTCGACGGTGCCTTGACCTTAGTTCGGGCCACCAGTTACAGCAATTTACCTGGCCTCAAGTCCAATTACGCTAAAGGGTTCAAGGTGGCAAACGATATTTTGGGATTGGAATGGGCGAATGTTGAAGACACGGTCAGGACGGTTGTTTCGAAGTAA
- a CDS encoding sugar phosphate isomerase/epimerase family protein — MIRKTLPRSSHLQALWWQKIICPAENRIRTHSAIAPCSIYRILSLGQHPSHHLDHKIQAAAEAGYKGIEIVYFELEAFSQAQHISILEGAEKIRLICQKLNLDILSLAPFENYEGDRSPLSDRLQNARHWISVARVLNASYLQVPSNYKLDAIGDKDVVISELKQLADIGSAEQPVVSIAYEYLSWGTHCSTWEVALQYVNGVDRPNFGLCLDTFHEATKLWADPFASSGRFPDSDRSLRESLNRFVSTCPVEKIFFIQLSDGERFDPPFSKGHPWYVQGEAPQFTWSKHARLFPLEHDHGAYLPITEIAEAWIHGVGFKGWVSMEIFDRRMRDRRTQPETAAMRGLRSWRTLRRELEPVSKCATAIGNTCSKHLTKSKGPFYRNSPQ; from the exons ATGATTCGGAAAACACTTCCCAGGAGCAGCCATTTACAAGCACTTTGGTGGCAGAAGATCATCTGCCCTGCGGAGAACAGAATCCGAACCCACTCGGCAATTGCTCCATGCTCTATATATCGCAT CTTATCTCTGGGTCAACACCCTTCGCATCACCTGGACCACAAAATCCAGGCTGCGGCAGAAGCCGGATACAAAGGCATTGAAATTGTCTATTTCGAATTGGAAGCATTCTCTCAAGCTCAACACATTTCGATTCTCGAGGGCGCTGAGAAGATCCGCTTGATATGCCAAAAGCTCAACTTGGATATTCTCTCTTTGGCCCCATTCGAGAATTACGAAGGGGACAGATCGCCTCTTAGTGACAGATTGCAGAACGCCAGACACTGGATTAGCGTCGCTAGAGTCCTCAACGCCTCATATTTGCAGGTTCCTTCAAATTACAAACTAGACGCGATCGGTGACAAGGACGTGGTCATCAGTGAGCTAAAGCAGTTGGCTGATATCGGAAGTGCAGAGCAGCCCGTTGTATCGATCGCATATGAGTATTTGTCCTGGGGAACACACTGTTCCACATGGGAGGTCGCTTTGCAATATGTCAACGGAGTCGATCGACCAAACTTTGGGTTATGTCTAGATACGTTCCATGAAGCTACGAAGCTATGGGCTGACCCTTTCGCCTCGTCGGGGCGCTTCCCTGACTCTGATAGATCCCTTCGTGAATCACTCAATCGCTTTGTTTCTACCTGTCCCGTGGAGAAGATATTCTTTATCCAGCTATCTGATGGCGAAAGGTTCGatcctcccttctccaagGGTCACCCGTGGTATGTCCAAGGGGAGGCGCCGCAATTTACATGGTCCAAACATGCACGACTATTTCCTTTGGAGCATGATCATGGTGCCTATCTACCTATTACCGAGATTGCCGAAGCTTGGATACACGGGGTAGGCTTCAAAGGCTGGGTATCGATGGAAATCTTCGACCGCCGCATGAGGGATAGGCGCACTCAACCAGAGACTGCCGCAATGAGGGGACTAAGATCATGGAGGACTCTAAGAAGAGAGCTCGAGCCTGTATCAAAA TGCGCTACTGCAATAGGTAATACATGCAGCAAGCACTTAACAAAATCAAAAGGCCCATTTTATAGAAACAGTCCGCAGTAG
- a CDS encoding putative GPI anchored protein, protein MHAVATVTWGAAVGLALGQLTELKTMELELNAYDTILLYVPRVMNVQANSLPYKRDEEEGDDESYGSGNSEDRQEQRLQAVFSEDYFQQIIRLLTALARLPALKSLSLRDYYSQPVRHEYVTRSILNMVFHTPEVFGKRLGDVQYRNPLPHMSIEAVCIALLTHAKFSLRHLDIELLENGSMCGCRHEPFLEPYRPYLSINPTAPPTTNWRWNEFTQLERLTLDIHLFSNLEGNGWLPFAQTLPASIQDVVILAPRCPPGADMLDFQNMFHDFNPQNFSIFRPINAVATSTLGL, encoded by the exons ATGCATGCAGTGGCCACTGTCACTTGGGGGGCTGCAGTGGGACTTGCCCTTGGGCAGTTGACAGAGCTGAAGACAATGGAACTGGAGTTGAACGCCTACGATACTATCCTTCTCTATGTCCCTCGCGTTATGA ACGTGCAAGCCAACTCCCTACCTTATAAGCgagacgaggaggaaggcgacgATGAATCGTATGGATCCGGAAATAGTGAGGATAGACAAGAGCAACGTTTACAGGCAGTTTTCAGCGAAGATTACTTTCAGCAGATCATCCGCCTCTTAACTGCGTTGGCTCGATTGCCAGCTCTTAAAAGCCTCTCGCTCAGGGATTACTACTCACAGCCAGTTCGGCATGAATATGTGA CCAGAAGTATTTTAAATATGGTCTTCCATACGCCAGAGGTATTTGGCAAACGCCTTGGAGACGTACAATATCGAAACCCTCTGCCCCACATGAGTATTGAGGCCGTGTGTATAGCACTGCTTACCCATGCCAAATTTAGCTTACGACACCTCGACATTGAACTCCTGGAGAATGGTTCCATGTGTGGCTGTCGCCACGAACCTTTCCTGGAGCCATACCGTCCCTATCTGTCGATAAACCCAACCGCACCGCCGACAACAAACTGGAGATGGAACGAATTCACCCAGCTAGAGCGGCTCACCCTTGACATTCATCTGTTTAGCAATCTTGAAGGGAATGGATGGCTCCCGTTCGCGCAGACCCTTCCCGCTTCCATTCAGGACGTTGTGATCCTGGCTCCTCGCTGCCCTCCAGGAGCAGATATGCTAGACTTCCAGAACATGTTTCATGATTTCAACCCCCAGAACTTTTCAATCTTTCGGCCAATCAACGCGGTGGCGACGTCTACACTGGGATTATAA
- a CDS encoding phosphatidylserine decarboxylase family protein — MLAHSMFDEVPEKAPYDRDPTTLKKQVRNYKTMLYLFNTLLTEVPEYFLVNDPDVPSGLIGFPFNVIVDWPMGTQSGRQFFLDPRVNGCLKAILNKWNDFLSDPTGGTGQEGGGNQALIDAGWSSDIAVQQLEKKANDATPGSKRKFTELFIHSEGGTQENFFKYACWDDFFTRKFRPGVRPVGDGAVVNACESFPLSFDTDVSGRTTFWLKGMPYSLHDMLGATQDDRVSQYVDKFVGGTVYQAFLSADSYHCWNAPVSGTVVYQSRIDGTYFAETPASGFGGSSGPDPAGPDMSQRYITHVAARGVLIVNTNVPNGSQVGFVGFIPVGMSEVSTCRWEDKIVEGCTITKGEDIGAFHSGGSTHCLIFERAYARRLKFDPRAQYPEIATANLAVNSTLATL, encoded by the coding sequence ATGCTTGCCCATTCCATGTTCGACGAGGTCCCTGAAAAGGCTCCATACGACAGGGACCCAACCACGCTCAAGAAACAAGTCCGAAACTACAAAACCATGTTATATCTCTTCAATACCCTGTTGACTGAAGTGCCCGAGTACTTTCTGGTAAACGACCCCGACGTACCCAGCGGTCTTATTGGGTTCCCATTCAATGTCATCGTTGACTGGCCGATGGGCACGCAGAGTGGTCGTCAATTCTTCCTTGATCCCAGAGTGAATGGGTGTCTGAAAGCCATCTTGAATAAATGGAATGATTTCCTCAGCGACCCCACGGGAGGGACCGGGCAGGAGGGTGGTGGCAATCAAGCACTGATTGATGCTGGTTGGAGTTCAGACATTGCGGTCCAAcagttggagaagaaggcaaaTGACGCTACCCCCGGTAGTAAGAGGAAGTTTACAGAACTGTTCATACACTCCGAGGGTGGTACGCAGGAAAATTTTTTCAAGTACGCCTGTTGGGACGATTTCTTTACGCGCAAGTTTAGGCCCGGCGTTCGTCCTGTAGGAGACGGGGCGGTTGTCAATGCTTGTGAATCATTCCCTCTTTCATTCGACACCGACGTCTCAGGCCGCACGACCTTCTGGCTTAAGGGTATGCCATATTCGCTACACGATATGCTAGGAGCCACGCAGGATGATAGAGTCAGCCAGTATGTTGACAAATTTGTCGGCGGGACTGTGTATCAGGCCTTCCTGAGTGCGGACTCCTACCACTGCTGGAATGCTCCTGTCAGCGGCACGGTTGTATACCAGTCTCGCATCGATGGAACATACTTTGCCGAAACGCCTGCTTCGGGATTCGGAGGCTCGAGTGGACCTGATCCAGCTGGCCCAGACATGTCACAACGTTATATCACCCACGTAGCAGCACGGGGTGTTCTTATTGTCAACACAAATGTCCCCAATGGCTCACAGGTTGGGTTTGTGGGCTTCATACCGGTTGGAATGTCTGAGGTATCCACCTGCCGGTGGGAGGATAAAATTGTCGAAGGGTGCACTATTACAAAGGGAGAAGACATTGGGGCATTCCATAGTGGTGGATCAACCCACTGCCTTATCTTTGAGCGTGCATATGCAAGGCGTCTGAAATTCGACCCCAGGGCACAGTACCCAGAGATTGCAACCGCGAACCTGGCTGTTAATAGCACACTGGCTACCCTCTAG
- a CDS encoding aromatic alcohol reductase, whose translation MAGCAKILVIGAGELGNQVLHALAQHPNRGGATIAVLLRPSSIASTHPDKVKELEELRNLNVQLIPGDIAKDSEEQLSDIFGEYGTIIGCTGFAAGSGTQLKLTRAVLAAQVPRYVPWQFGVDYDIIGRGSAQDLFDEQLDVRDLLRSQNRTKWAIISTGMFTSFLFEPWFGVVNFKGDTVTALGSLDTKVTVTAPEDIGRITAEAVLGSRADSVFGDKPIYVAGDTLTYEQLGQLVERITGRKFTRHVRTVEAARADLARDPGNTLFKYQIVFGEGRGVAWDLSETWNCQVGIRALTAEEWARRNLQNIM comes from the coding sequence ATGGCTGGATGTGCGAAGATCCTTGTTATAGGCGCAGGCGAGTTGGGCAACCAGGTCTTACATGCTCTTGCTCAGCATCCTAATCGAGGTGGCGCAACTATTGCTGTTTTACTACGGCCCTCGAGCATCGCATCCACCCATCCGGACAAAGTCAAGGAACTCGAGGAACTGCGCAATCTGAATGTGCAACTGATTCCTGGTGACATTGCCAAAGATTCCGAGGAGCAACTCTCGGACATCTTTGGTGAGTACGGCACAATCATCGGCTGTACCGGCTTTGCAGCTGGCTCTGGCACTCAGCTCAAACTTACGCGTGCTGTTCTGGCGGCTCAGGTTCCGCGATACGTGCCCTGGCAATTCGGAGTCGATTACGATATCATCGGACGGGGATCCGCGCAAGATCTATTCGATGAGCAGCTAGATGTGAGGGATCTACTGCGCTCCCAAAACCGGACGAAGTGGGCGATCATATCGACGGGCATGTTCACGAGCTTCTTGTTTGAGCCTTGGTTTGGTGTCGTCAACTTCAAGGGCGATACCGTAACGGCCCTTGGAAGTCTTGATACCAAGGTGACTGTCACAGCACCGGAAGATATCGGCAGGATTACTGCCGAGGCTGTGCTTGGCTCGAGAGCTGACTCGGTCTTCGGTGACAAGCCGATCTATGTGGCTGGAGATACCTTGACTTATGAGCAGCTGGGGCAGTTAGTGGAGAGGATCACCGGCCGCAAATTTACGAGGCATGTAAGAACAGTGGAGGCTGCTCGGGCTGACCTTGCAAGGGACCCTGGCAACACCTTGTTCAAATATCAGATCGTTTTTGGTGAAGGGCGTGGTGTAGCATGGGATTTGTCGGAGACGTGGAACTGTCAGGTCGGGATCCGTGCTCTGACTGCGGAGGAATGGGCCCGACGAAATCTGCAGAATATCATGTAG